The following are encoded together in the Lactuca sativa cultivar Salinas chromosome 1, Lsat_Salinas_v11, whole genome shotgun sequence genome:
- the LOC122194897 gene encoding secreted RxLR effector protein 161-like, with amino-acid sequence MEHKLSLTKEGNGELVNPTEYRSIVGGLRYLTHTRPDLSFAVGVVSRFMETPTMAHLQVVKGILRYIKGTMDHGLTYTQGEKKITVTGFSDSNHAKDVEDRRSTGGMVFYVNGNMVTWSSQKQRCVALSSCEAEFMAATMTACQGIWLRRLLIEITGQRIPPVKMFVDNKSALELMKNPIFHGRSKHIDVRFHFIRECVENGEIEVAHVDGKEQKADMLTKALTRVKHEEMCRMIGIKKIENQN; translated from the coding sequence ATGGAGCACAAACTGTCACTGACCAAAGAAGGAAATGGGGAATTGGTGAACCCCACGGAGTATAGAAGCATTGTAGGTGGACTGAGGTACCTGACCCATACAAGACCAGACCTATCTTTTGCTGTGGGTGTTGTCAGTCGCTTCATGGAAACACCCACCATGGCCCATCTACAAGTTGTGAAAGGAATACTAAGATACATAAAAGGAACCATGGATCATGGGCTAACCTACACACAGGGAGAGAAGAAGATTACAGTCACAGGGTTCTCAGATAGTAATCATGCAAAAGATGTAGAAGACAGGAGGAGTACAGGGGGTATGGTCTTCTATGTAAATGGGAACATGGTCACGTGGTCCTCACAGAAACAGAGGTGCGTAGCTCTGTCCTCTTGTGAGGCTGAGTTTATGGCTGCCACCATGACAGCATGCCAAGGTATCTGGTTAAGAAGGCTGCTAATAGAAATAACAGGTCAGAGAATCCCTCCTGTGAAGATGTTTGTTGATAATAAATCGGCTCTAGAACTGATGAAGAACCCAATATTTCATGGGAGGAGCAAGCACATAGATGTGAGATTTCATTTCATCAGGGAGTGTGTTGAGAATGGGGAAATTGAAGTGGCTCATGTAGATGGGAAGGAACAAAAGGCAGACATGCTTACCAAGGCTTTAACCAGGGTGAAGCACGAAGAAATGTGCAGGATGATTGGCATCAAGAAAATTGAAAATCAGAATTAA